The following proteins are co-located in the Noviherbaspirillum sp. UKPF54 genome:
- the accD gene encoding acetyl-CoA carboxylase, carboxyltransferase subunit beta: MSWLEKLLPPRIQRSESAQRKSVPEGLWVKCPSCEAVLYRTDLESNLHVCPKCDHHMRIRARERLDALLDAGGRYEIGQEVLPVDSLKFKDSKKYPDRLKDALEGTGETDAMVVMGGAIMTLPVVVACFEYEFIGGSMGSVVGERFVRGAQAALEQKVPFICVTATGGARMQEGLLSLMQMAKTTAMLTKLSEKKLPFISVLTDPTMGGVSASFAFMGDVVIAEPKALIGFAGPRVIENTVREKLPEGFQRAEFLVQKGAVDMIVDRRKMREEIARLLALLQNQPAEVLA, encoded by the coding sequence ATGAGCTGGCTTGAAAAACTGCTTCCCCCGCGCATCCAGCGTTCCGAGTCGGCGCAGCGCAAATCCGTGCCGGAAGGACTCTGGGTCAAATGCCCGTCCTGCGAGGCAGTGCTGTACCGTACCGACCTGGAGTCCAATCTCCATGTCTGCCCGAAATGCGATCATCACATGCGTATCCGTGCGCGCGAGCGCCTGGACGCGCTGCTGGACGCCGGCGGGCGCTACGAGATCGGCCAGGAAGTGCTGCCGGTCGACTCGCTGAAATTCAAGGACAGCAAGAAATATCCGGATCGTCTGAAGGATGCGCTGGAAGGCACCGGCGAAACCGATGCGATGGTGGTCATGGGCGGCGCGATCATGACGCTGCCGGTCGTGGTGGCCTGCTTCGAATATGAATTCATCGGCGGTTCGATGGGCTCGGTGGTGGGTGAGCGCTTCGTGCGCGGCGCGCAGGCCGCACTGGAGCAGAAAGTGCCGTTCATTTGTGTCACGGCCACCGGCGGCGCGCGCATGCAGGAGGGCTTGCTGTCGCTGATGCAGATGGCGAAAACCACCGCGATGCTGACCAAGCTGTCCGAGAAAAAGCTGCCGTTCATCTCGGTGCTGACCGACCCGACCATGGGCGGCGTTTCCGCTTCCTTCGCTTTCATGGGCGATGTCGTGATCGCGGAGCCGAAGGCGCTGATCGGCTTTGCCGGCCCGCGCGTAATCGAGAACACGGTCCGCGAGAAACTGCCGGAAGGGTTCCAGCGCGCGGAATTCCTGGTGCAGAAAGGCGCCGTCGACATGATCGTCGACCGCCGCAAGATGCGCGAGGAAATCGCCCGTCTGCTCGCGTTGTTACAGAACCAGCCGGCCGAAGTGCTGGCCTGA